A section of the Lampris incognitus isolate fLamInc1 chromosome 8, fLamInc1.hap2, whole genome shotgun sequence genome encodes:
- the LOC130116929 gene encoding transmembrane protein 47-like: MSVNEVFVFRPFKLIALLCVFLALCLDVVALLSPAWVTAEHFSLSLWESCTRSGARHLGKEAEWSCFSTLTSDWQIATLVLLMAGAVVTLVAFLVALISLCYGTQRKHYRTVAVFLFTAVVLQACALVLYPIKFIDGTVLQTYHEFNWGYGLGWGATIFMLGGGILFCLRTDIYEDAMY; encoded by the exons ATGTCCGTAAATGAAGTCTTTGTTTTCCGACCGTTCAAGCTGATCGCTCTGCTCTGCGTTTTTCTCGCACTGTGCCTGGACGTCGTCGCGCTGCTGAGCCCGGCTTGGGTGACGGCGGAGCATTTCTCCTTGTCGCTGTGGGAGTCGTGCACCCGGTCCGGGGCGCGACATCTGGGGAAGGAGGCGGAATGGAGCTGCTTCTCCACCCTCACGTCAG ACTGGCAGATCGCCACCCTGGTGCTGCTgatggcaggagctgtggtcactcTGGTAGCCTTTCTAGTGGCCCTCATCTCTCTGTGCTATGGGACACAGAGAAAACACTACCGCACCGTGGCTGTGTTCCTCTTCACTGCcg TGGTACTTCAGGCCTGTGCTCTGGTCCTCTACCCGATCAAGTTTATTGACGGAACAGTTCTTCAGACCTATCACGAGTTCAACTGGGGCTACGGCCTCGGCTGGGGAGCCACCATCTTCATGTTGGGCGGAGGAATCCTCTTCTGCCTGCGAACGGACATTTACGAAGACGCGATGTACTGA